Proteins from one bacterium genomic window:
- a CDS encoding GspE/PulE family protein has protein sequence MISDEQLKQLLIANAFIDAPTFEAAVEQAKRSHRPLQEYVVDQGFVDDLKLGVLIADSYGMPFVNLREKILDNNIVRKIPETLARHKRLVLYDLRDGKAFLATAEPQDPETINAISRSIETPIEVSLTTDRAISEALRYYQRGLNEEFEEMLRRDVKEAGKKADNSTMEEVPIIRIVDTIIKYAYQTVTSDIHFEPFDKEVAVRFRVDGVLQDVVPIAKEIYKLIVARVKVLARLRTDEHFAAQDGKIRIDVGEEELDVRVSVLPTVYGEKIVMRLLSKKGSRYTLEDLGFGKEDYKKMREAIMRPHGMILSTGPTGSGKTTTLYAILKTLNTREVNITTIEDPVEYLMDGVNQVQINAQTNLTFADGLRSILRQDPDIVMVGEIRDAETAAIAVNAALTGHLVLSTLHTNDAPTTLPRLLDMGVEPFLVASSINVAVGQRLVRRICQQCVMSVPFPENQREIMSKMLPMNSIVQADIKKRSRVFQGKGCPVCNGSGFKGRVGVYEILVMDEDIKRLVTEKASGEEIKKVARAKGMTTMLEDGAAKVFQGVTTFDEVMRVAQD, from the coding sequence ATGATTTCCGATGAACAGTTAAAGCAATTACTTATCGCAAATGCCTTTATCGACGCCCCTACGTTTGAGGCGGCTGTTGAACAGGCAAAACGTTCCCATCGACCGTTACAAGAGTATGTTGTCGATCAAGGTTTTGTTGATGATCTTAAATTAGGCGTTTTGATCGCCGATTCCTACGGCATGCCGTTTGTGAATTTGCGGGAGAAAATTCTTGATAATAATATCGTTCGAAAAATTCCCGAGACGCTTGCTCGTCATAAACGGTTAGTTTTATATGACCTGCGTGACGGCAAGGCGTTTTTGGCAACGGCTGAACCGCAAGATCCGGAAACAATTAACGCTATTTCGCGGAGTATCGAAACACCAATTGAAGTTTCGCTAACAACCGATCGGGCAATCAGTGAAGCCTTGCGTTATTATCAGCGCGGTTTGAACGAAGAATTTGAAGAAATGTTGCGCAGGGATGTTAAGGAGGCCGGCAAGAAAGCTGATAATTCCACAATGGAAGAAGTGCCGATTATTCGTATTGTCGATACGATTATTAAGTATGCCTATCAAACAGTGACATCCGATATTCACTTCGAGCCGTTTGATAAAGAAGTGGCGGTGCGTTTTCGGGTTGATGGCGTGCTACAGGATGTAGTGCCGATTGCCAAAGAAATTTATAAATTAATTGTCGCGCGCGTAAAGGTTTTGGCTCGCTTGAGAACAGATGAACATTTTGCCGCCCAGGACGGAAAAATTCGGATTGATGTCGGTGAAGAAGAATTGGATGTTCGCGTTAGCGTATTACCAACTGTTTATGGAGAAAAAATTGTAATGCGGTTGCTTTCCAAGAAGGGTAGTCGTTACACACTGGAAGATCTTGGTTTTGGAAAAGAAGATTATAAAAAGATGCGTGAAGCCATTATGCGACCACACGGGATGATTTTATCGACTGGTCCAACAGGGTCCGGAAAAACCACAACTCTTTACGCGATTCTCAAAACGCTAAATACGCGGGAAGTAAATATTACAACGATTGAAGATCCTGTGGAATATTTGATGGATGGAGTTAATCAGGTGCAAATTAACGCGCAAACAAATCTGACATTTGCGGATGGTCTTCGTTCGATTTTACGGCAAGATCCGGACATTGTGATGGTGGGTGAAATTCGTGATGCTGAAACAGCAGCTATCGCGGTTAATGCCGCTTTGACCGGCCATTTGGTGTTATCTACTTTGCACACTAATGACGCGCCGACAACACTGCCACGTCTCTTAGATATGGGCGTTGAACCTTTTTTGGTTGCCAGTTCCATAAACGTTGCGGTTGGTCAGCGTCTTGTGCGGAGAATTTGTCAGCAATGCGTTATGAGTGTTCCTTTTCCGGAGAATCAGCGCGAAATTATGAGTAAAATGTTGCCGATGAATAGTATCGTTCAGGCGGATATAAAAAAACGGTCACGTGTTTTTCAGGGTAAAGGTTGCCCCGTCTGTAACGGTTCCGGATTCAAAGGACGCGTCGGAGTATATGAGATTTTAGTAATGGATGAAGATATCAAGCGGTTGGTTACGGAAAAAGCATCCGGGGAAGAAATTAAGAAAGTGGCGCGCGCCAAAGGTATGACAACCATGCTGGAAGATGGTGCGGCTAAGGTTTTTCAAGGGGTGACAACTTTTGATGAGGTTATGCGCGTGGCGCAAGACTAG
- a CDS encoding type II secretion system F family protein produces MIFEYTATDAKGKTLHGTVEAYSMREAVQSLRTDGLLITSVKPTSGKLSFLARISGLMNRVSALDRVMLTRHLALLLRSGVTVDRSLDIISRQTTSKYLKKVMQEVLTSVRKGESLATSFGKYPAVFTKRYVAMVQWGEAGGALAESLDQLATQLEHDRNLLSKVKGALTYPALIFCVMIVVGVLMSVMVLPQMTTIVESFDMELPLPTKIFLAVSKFVTSYILIVVPVALVLGVLLTLFLRSKPIRPYLHYFMLIVPVFGKIVKMVNLARMNRAMSSLVHSGIPIIDALAITSDVLGNIRYKKAIKQAIAGVKRGEQFSKIIRPFHKLFPPMEVDMIEVGEESGKLGDVLLYLAKFYEGEVNKATKNMAQLIEPIMLVTVGIVVGGIVFAVLMPIYQMSQSII; encoded by the coding sequence ATGATCTTCGAATACACAGCGACAGATGCCAAAGGGAAAACTCTTCACGGGACAGTGGAGGCATATAGTATGCGTGAAGCCGTTCAGAGTTTGCGGACCGATGGTCTGTTGATTACTAGCGTTAAGCCAACAAGTGGAAAGCTTTCGTTTTTGGCGCGGATTTCGGGATTAATGAATAGAGTTAGCGCGTTGGACAGGGTAATGCTCACGCGTCATTTGGCTTTGTTGTTGCGATCGGGTGTTACGGTTGATCGATCATTGGATATTATTTCTCGTCAGACTACATCTAAATATCTAAAAAAGGTGATGCAAGAGGTTTTGACTTCGGTGCGTAAGGGTGAATCATTGGCCACATCGTTTGGCAAGTATCCGGCTGTTTTTACAAAGCGCTATGTGGCGATGGTGCAGTGGGGAGAGGCGGGTGGCGCTTTGGCGGAGAGTTTGGATCAATTGGCTACACAACTTGAACACGATAGAAATTTACTTTCGAAAGTTAAAGGAGCGCTTACGTATCCCGCATTAATTTTTTGCGTTATGATTGTTGTCGGTGTTTTAATGTCTGTAATGGTCTTGCCACAAATGACAACCATTGTTGAATCGTTTGATATGGAATTGCCTTTGCCGACAAAAATATTCTTGGCAGTTTCAAAATTTGTTACCAGTTATATTCTCATTGTGGTGCCGGTTGCGCTAGTTCTTGGTGTTTTACTGACATTATTTTTGAGAAGTAAGCCAATTCGACCATACCTTCATTATTTTATGTTGATCGTGCCGGTTTTTGGAAAAATTGTGAAAATGGTCAATTTGGCTCGTATGAATCGGGCAATGAGCTCACTTGTTCATTCCGGTATTCCAATTATTGACGCACTCGCCATTACTTCGGATGTTTTGGGAAATATTCGTTACAAAAAGGCAATTAAACAGGCAATTGCCGGTGTTAAGCGTGGTGAACAATTTAGTAAAATTATTCGGCCTTTTCATAAACTTTTTCCACCAATGGAGGTGGATATGATCGAAGTGGGCGAAGAATCAGGGAAACTCGGTGACGTGTTATTGTATCTGGCAAAATTCTATGAAGGCGAAGTAAATAAAGCGACAAAAAATATGGCTCAACTGATTGAACCGATTATGTTGGTAACCGTTGGTATTGTTGTTGGCGGTATTGTATTTGCTGTCTTGATGCCAATTTATCAAATGTCGCAGTCAATTATTTGA
- the pilM gene encoding pilus assembly protein PilM — translation MKLFSRKKKEGPVAVIRPKESIYYFPIKHAFGLDFSDASLKAVEIIHKNGKFLIQSHSFIDLPPNVIYRGEVKNPELLKKTILELLAKARPQPISSKFVISSFPEASVYLRPFEFPAALSEKQVISTLPFEAESEMPIKISEMYTDIRFHRSRENGHHVVFTAAPQVMVDNYISILTAINLKPIVFELDSLALIRSLMQPSDDPIIILDVGAWSSTITIIERETVHGYVSVPIGGSHITQIIAENFKIPFAEAEKQKIVNGVFASMGENKNIMENKLRLFISEIAKAAKFHEQHTGRPVKQLIVSGGTALADDFIVYLRNNTGYVITPGDPLVNKNLSYSDAYSVADKEDFAGRKESFASTVGLAIRGSKNKIVSSGLNLLPQNMRIKYEYWSFQLFFSICALFIALIIFLITVTASYWFSGIEHRNSLINFEKKIFSSTFPAAEFDRFKDEINLANKEIALLKGFDNFRADIIIIVDDLIRTVPVGIKIDDLRVASPTKVGDPAVVQISGVAATRSDILNFEKILRSRSDIINIDAPLTNIDRATNSAFTVTLKVKVVHDEYSQ, via the coding sequence ATGAAATTATTTTCCCGAAAAAAGAAAGAAGGGCCGGTGGCTGTCATAAGACCGAAAGAGTCTATTTATTATTTTCCAATCAAGCATGCTTTTGGTTTAGATTTTTCTGATGCGTCCTTAAAGGCGGTTGAGATTATTCATAAAAACGGAAAGTTTTTAATTCAATCACATAGTTTTATTGATTTGCCTCCAAATGTTATCTATCGAGGTGAAGTTAAAAATCCGGAGTTGCTAAAAAAAACGATTCTGGAACTTCTGGCAAAAGCACGTCCTCAGCCGATTTCCTCAAAATTTGTGATTTCTTCGTTTCCCGAAGCGTCGGTGTATTTAAGGCCATTTGAATTTCCAGCGGCACTTTCAGAAAAACAAGTAATCTCTACTCTCCCTTTTGAGGCTGAGAGTGAAATGCCAATTAAAATTTCGGAGATGTATACCGATATTCGATTTCATCGATCACGAGAAAATGGTCACCATGTTGTCTTTACTGCCGCGCCACAGGTGATGGTTGATAATTACATCAGCATACTCACGGCAATTAATTTAAAGCCGATTGTGTTTGAATTGGATTCGCTTGCTTTAATTAGGAGCTTAATGCAACCAAGTGATGATCCTATTATTATTCTCGATGTCGGTGCTTGGTCTTCAACCATAACAATTATCGAGCGGGAGACGGTACATGGTTACGTGAGTGTGCCCATTGGTGGTTCCCATATTACCCAGATAATTGCGGAAAATTTCAAAATTCCATTTGCTGAGGCAGAAAAACAAAAAATAGTGAATGGTGTTTTTGCTTCAATGGGAGAAAATAAGAATATTATGGAAAATAAATTACGGCTTTTTATTTCTGAAATTGCTAAGGCAGCAAAGTTTCATGAACAACACACCGGTCGTCCAGTCAAGCAATTAATCGTTTCCGGTGGGACGGCATTGGCCGATGATTTTATTGTTTACTTGCGGAATAATACCGGCTATGTGATTACACCGGGTGATCCTTTGGTAAATAAAAACTTGTCATATTCTGATGCGTATAGTGTCGCCGATAAGGAGGATTTTGCCGGACGTAAAGAATCATTTGCCAGCACCGTGGGATTGGCTATTCGTGGTTCAAAAAATAAGATTGTCAGTTCAGGGTTAAACCTTTTGCCACAGAACATGCGTATAAAATATGAATATTGGTCATTCCAATTATTTTTCTCGATCTGCGCTTTATTCATTGCATTAATTATTTTCTTAATTACTGTTACGGCTTCCTATTGGTTTTCGGGCATTGAACACCGCAATTCATTAATTAATTTCGAGAAGAAAATATTTTCAAGTACCTTTCCAGCCGCCGAGTTTGATCGATTTAAAGACGAGATAAATTTGGCGAATAAGGAAATAGCTCTGCTGAAAGGCTTTGATAACTTTAGAGCGGATATTATCATTATCGTTGACGATTTAATACGCACCGTTCCAGTGGGAATAAAAATTGACGACTTAAGAGTGGCTAGTCCGACAAAAGTGGGTGATCCGGCTGTTGTTCAAATAAGTGGGGTAGCGGCTACTCGTTCTGATATTCTCAATTTTGAAAAAATATTGAGGTCGCGTTCCGATATCATTAATATTGATGCACCGTTAACAAATATCGATCGCGCGACGAATTCTGCCTTCACTGTTACGTTAAAAGTCAAGGTGGTTCACGATGAATATTCCCAGTAA
- a CDS encoding carboxypeptidase-like regulatory domain-containing protein encodes MCKARKGRDKKAGFSLLETLIGVTVFVVIAVGVYQTYSAVYVLIGTTKQKIAGIALANEQLEIIRNLSFADVGIVNGVPSGKIPRVQTLTRSGVSYSVEATIRNIDDAFDGTIGGTPNDLSPADYKLVQLDISCGTCKRFESFSIASYVAPRSMELTSNNGAIFVKVFDASGLAIAGANVHIVNSLASPVIDINETTNNAGEFALIDVPPGVEAYEIAVSKEGYSSEQTYPTTLLNPHPTKTNATVISKQATQVSFSVDRVSALTIATVDESCIGLSGTDFTLTSTKLIGTEPDTPKYSEVITTGSNGEVALLEMEWGNYTLEPAVGVLGYIRYFADLPINLLPGSEQKEVVVIRPDGADPTYSILVDVKDVATGLIIPNASVVLTKDSLPIMASSNCAPTDRTLYLGLEPAIYHIVVSADGYLPFVGDVGVSNSWQGVNITLAK; translated from the coding sequence ATGTGTAAAGCGCGAAAAGGGAGAGACAAAAAGGCAGGTTTTTCTTTATTGGAAACATTGATCGGCGTCACTGTTTTTGTCGTCATTGCCGTTGGTGTTTACCAAACATACAGTGCCGTTTACGTATTGATTGGAACAACGAAGCAAAAAATCGCGGGAATTGCCTTGGCTAACGAGCAATTAGAAATAATTCGTAATCTGTCTTTTGCGGATGTGGGTATCGTCAATGGTGTTCCATCTGGAAAAATTCCGCGCGTTCAAACACTGACTCGTTCCGGGGTAAGTTATTCCGTGGAAGCAACAATTAGAAATATAGATGACGCGTTTGATGGAACGATCGGGGGTACCCCTAACGATCTTAGTCCCGCCGATTACAAGTTGGTGCAATTGGATATTTCTTGCGGTACTTGTAAACGGTTTGAGTCTTTTTCTATCGCATCCTATGTCGCGCCAAGGTCCATGGAACTTACTTCAAATAATGGCGCGATTTTTGTGAAAGTATTTGACGCGAGTGGTTTGGCAATTGCGGGGGCCAATGTGCATATTGTGAATTCGCTTGCCAGTCCAGTGATTGATATCAATGAAACGACTAATAACGCTGGAGAATTTGCGCTGATAGATGTTCCTCCTGGGGTTGAGGCGTATGAAATAGCTGTTTCTAAAGAGGGTTATTCTTCTGAGCAAACATACCCAACGACCCTTCTCAACCCACATCCAACCAAAACAAATGCAACCGTAATTTCTAAACAAGCCACCCAGGTTAGTTTTTCTGTTGATCGGGTAAGTGCTCTTACAATTGCTACAGTGGATGAAAGCTGTATCGGCCTTTCGGGGACCGACTTTACGCTGACTAGCACTAAATTAATTGGTACCGAACCGGATACACCAAAATATTCCGAAGTAATTACTACTGGTAGTAACGGGGAGGTGGCTTTGCTCGAGATGGAGTGGGGTAATTACACGCTTGAACCGGCTGTGGGGGTATTAGGGTATATTAGGTATTTTGCCGATCTGCCAATTAATTTATTGCCAGGTTCAGAACAAAAAGAAGTGGTTGTGATTAGGCCCGATGGGGCGGATCCGACATATAGTATTTTAGTTGACGTTAAAGATGTTGCTACGGGGCTAATTATTCCAAATGCTAGTGTTGTTCTGACAAAGGATTCTTTGCCCATTATGGCTTCGTCAAATTGCGCACCAACCGATCGAACCTTGTACCTCGGCTTGGAACCGGCAATATATCATATCGTTGTTTCTGCTGATGGCTATTTACCATTTGTGGGTGATGTGGGGGTTAGTAATTCGTGGCAAGGGGTAAACATCACCTTAGCCAAATGA
- a CDS encoding metal-sulfur cluster assembly factor, with translation MIAEKEIREALKDVKDPELGYNIVDLGLIYEVLTDKIGDVTIVYSLTSPACPEGATIEKNMRDRLRLIEGIKEIKTELTFTPAWSVEKMSEELRAEFGLLGI, from the coding sequence ATGATAGCCGAGAAGGAAATACGAGAAGCCCTAAAAGACGTAAAGGATCCGGAACTCGGGTATAACATTGTTGATCTGGGTCTAATTTATGAAGTTTTAACAGATAAAATAGGTGATGTCACGATTGTTTATTCTCTCACCTCGCCCGCATGCCCTGAAGGGGCGACCATCGAAAAAAACATGCGCGACCGACTTCGCCTGATTGAGGGTATTAAAGAAATAAAAACTGAACTGACATTTACTCCAGCATGGTCGGTAGAAAAAATGTCAGAAGAACTAAGAGCCGAATTCGGCCTTCTGGGGATATAA
- a CDS encoding PrsW family intramembrane metalloprotease has product MDFNNGSFALSDMVAIAIIAGLLSLLPVVIMLWFYYVRQKQPSVSGTSMFRFFSIGVIAVIISVLLEKGVFLLWQFISPITAEKFFSDNVSMGNTIELFFAAGVTFGIVAIIEEGTKYLLMRRLIWRTYDLDQIIDGVQLGIATGLGFAFLENTFYFLTLFKGFEFDTLVIVFFLRFLISTVGHMSFGGIMGYQLAKARFNVTEKKSFNGKAIVYPWLMHGFFNFLLAIQLAFYNVILLIIPLAIFWYWWHDDRLFHVYVLNGHPLKYPIASKKKVVSVAGKTIVEILPSMSSCPNCYVIINEEQSKCDACGIQFHRKKIIREIPFLPNQGL; this is encoded by the coding sequence ATGGACTTTAACAATGGCTCATTTGCCCTTTCTGACATGGTAGCAATCGCGATTATCGCCGGTTTATTAAGTTTGTTGCCGGTCGTGATAATGCTTTGGTTTTATTATGTTCGACAAAAACAACCAAGTGTTTCCGGAACATCAATGTTTCGTTTTTTCTCTATTGGCGTAATTGCTGTCATCATCTCCGTTCTTTTGGAAAAAGGAGTTTTTTTACTTTGGCAATTTATTTCACCGATAACCGCTGAAAAATTTTTTTCCGATAATGTTTCGATGGGTAATACGATTGAATTATTTTTTGCTGCGGGAGTTACGTTTGGTATTGTTGCAATAATTGAGGAGGGTACGAAGTACCTACTTATGCGTCGTCTCATTTGGCGCACATACGACTTGGATCAAATAATCGATGGGGTACAACTTGGTATCGCTACCGGTCTAGGTTTTGCTTTTTTGGAAAATACATTTTATTTTTTGACACTTTTTAAGGGTTTTGAATTTGATACACTGGTCATTGTATTTTTTCTACGTTTTCTTATTTCTACGGTGGGGCACATGTCGTTTGGGGGCATCATGGGGTATCAGTTGGCAAAAGCGCGGTTTAATGTTACGGAAAAAAAATCTTTTAATGGAAAGGCAATTGTCTACCCATGGCTTATGCACGGGTTCTTTAATTTTCTGCTAGCCATCCAGCTCGCTTTCTATAATGTCATCTTGCTAATTATACCCTTGGCGATATTTTGGTATTGGTGGCACGACGACCGTCTTTTTCATGTTTATGTATTAAATGGGCATCCTTTGAAGTATCCGATAGCCAGTAAGAAGAAGGTAGTTTCAGTTGCCGGAAAAACTATCGTAGAGATTCTACCTTCCATGAGTTCATGTCCTAATTGTTACGTAATAATTAATGAAGAGCAGAGTAAGTGCGACGCTTGTGGTATTCAATTTCATCGAAAAAAAATTATTCGAGAGATACCTTTTTTGCCTAATCAAGGTCTATAA
- a CDS encoding VanZ family protein: MKKNIDWIALLAWCGVIFFFSSVPNLSSGLKEDFLLRKIAHASEYAVLAFLFFNVLRNRFGDKHFNILMTALVALAYAFTDEVHQTFVRGRSGNFFDISIDSLGITIGLLLIMFFGYCSKRKKQ, encoded by the coding sequence ATGAAAAAAAATATCGATTGGATTGCACTTTTGGCTTGGTGTGGAGTTATTTTCTTTTTTTCCAGTGTGCCAAATCTTTCCAGTGGGTTAAAGGAAGATTTTTTACTAAGAAAAATTGCTCATGCATCAGAATATGCCGTGTTGGCGTTTTTGTTTTTTAATGTTTTGAGAAACCGATTTGGTGATAAACATTTTAATATTTTAATGACTGCGTTGGTTGCGTTAGCCTACGCGTTTACGGACGAGGTACACCAAACTTTTGTTCGAGGACGGTCCGGCAATTTTTTTGATATTAGTATCGATTCGTTGGGTATCACTATTGGCTTATTGTTAATTATGTTCTTTGGTTATTGTAGCAAGCGGAAAAAACAATAA
- the rplT gene encoding 50S ribosomal protein L20, with amino-acid sequence MPRVKRGTIHAKRRRNILRQTKGFFHRRKTHLREARQALTKAGQYAYAHRRKKKGDFRRLWNIQLSAALKPHEVSYSSFINLLKKQNITINRKMLVLLAQEKPAIFKRVVDEAKKSLVS; translated from the coding sequence ATGCCACGAGTAAAACGAGGTACAATTCACGCCAAAAGACGCCGTAATATCCTACGCCAAACCAAAGGTTTTTTTCATCGTCGCAAAACCCACCTACGTGAAGCCAGACAAGCCTTAACCAAAGCCGGCCAGTATGCCTACGCGCATCGTCGCAAGAAGAAGGGCGATTTCCGCAGATTGTGGAACATACAACTTTCAGCCGCTCTCAAGCCACATGAAGTTTCATATAGTAGCTTCATCAACCTATTAAAGAAACAGAATATCACCATCAACCGCAAAATGTTAGTTCTGCTCGCCCAAGAAAAACCGGCAATATTTAAGCGGGTTGTTGACGAAGCAAAGAAATCGTTAGTCAGTTAA
- a CDS encoding bL35 family ribosomal protein: MVKQKTRKAAAKRFSFSKAGKVMRRRTMHGHFNVGRSKKTLMARRRDQEIDSTDRKRLTRLMPFNAPVNPK, translated from the coding sequence ATGGTTAAACAAAAGACCCGAAAGGCGGCAGCCAAGCGTTTTAGCTTTAGCAAAGCTGGTAAAGTTATGCGTCGTCGCACAATGCATGGCCACTTCAACGTCGGTCGTTCTAAAAAGACATTAATGGCACGTCGACGTGACCAAGAAATCGACAGCACCGACCGTAAACGTCTTACCCGTCTAATGCCGTTCAACGCCCCGGTTAACCCAAAATAA
- the infC gene encoding translation initiation factor IF-3: MSPSYSDRLRVNNAIRAHVVRLIDAEGKQVGVLDTKEALRQSRLVGLDLVEISPATRPPVCKIMDFGKFQYEQAKKEREQKKGKKKTDIKGIRIGFKTGDHDQELKRKHTEDFLKDGDKVRVEIVLRGREKAHKPLARTIIETFLRKITVPNKQEENLAPHPNGFSVTLAPMSNKEQTKTENTIQTSGN; encoded by the coding sequence ATTTCACCATCATATTCAGACCGTTTACGCGTTAACAATGCCATTCGCGCCCATGTTGTTCGTTTAATCGATGCCGAAGGCAAACAAGTCGGTGTCCTTGATACAAAAGAAGCATTACGCCAATCACGGTTGGTGGGTCTCGATTTGGTAGAAATTTCTCCCGCCACTCGCCCCCCCGTATGCAAAATCATGGATTTCGGAAAGTTTCAGTACGAACAAGCAAAGAAAGAACGAGAACAAAAAAAAGGTAAGAAAAAAACGGATATCAAGGGCATTCGCATCGGCTTCAAAACCGGCGACCACGATCAAGAACTAAAACGTAAACATACTGAAGATTTTCTTAAGGACGGCGACAAGGTAAGAGTCGAAATTGTACTTAGGGGCCGTGAGAAGGCTCACAAACCCCTTGCTCGCACCATTATTGAAACTTTCTTAAGGAAAATTACTGTTCCCAACAAGCAAGAAGAAAATCTCGCGCCTCACCCGAATGGTTTTTCCGTCACACTTGCGCCCATGAGCAATAAAGAGCAAACTAAGACAGAAAACACGATCCAAACATCAGGCAATTGA
- a CDS encoding glycosyltransferase, translating to MKIIIGTDNYFPNVNGASIFSQRLAHYLQKRGHEILVIAPGRQLLTKNALINGINVFGLGSVPILVYKDFRWTPSFVGRYDITKVVKEFKPDIIHVQDHFYIGASLVKIAKRFGIPAVGTNHFMPENLTHYLHLPETGEKVVTNMGWRYFCSVYGLLDIVTTPTKTAAKLLDNVGLNKPVITVSCGIDREKFKPTTSGDPLREKYHLPRVPTLLYVGRLDKEKKIDYLLEAFADAVKKVSGHFIVAGKGAEANNLKELVNKLELAQKVTFTGFVPEADLPGLYRTADCFIISGIAELQSIVTMEAMASGLPVIAVNAMALPELCHHEINGYLFELNDTNRLSQYMQNILSDSALQQKMSQSSLEIIEKHDINNTINQYENIYASLRPRP from the coding sequence ATGAAAATCATCATCGGAACCGACAACTACTTCCCCAACGTCAACGGCGCTTCAATCTTTTCCCAAAGATTGGCCCACTATCTCCAAAAACGCGGCCATGAGATCCTTGTTATTGCTCCAGGGCGTCAATTATTGACTAAAAATGCTTTGATAAACGGAATAAATGTGTTTGGTCTAGGTTCCGTACCAATTTTAGTCTACAAAGATTTCCGCTGGACCCCCTCCTTTGTGGGTCGCTATGACATAACCAAGGTTGTCAAAGAGTTTAAGCCCGATATCATTCACGTTCAAGACCATTTTTACATCGGCGCCAGTTTGGTAAAAATTGCCAAACGCTTCGGCATTCCAGCTGTCGGCACAAACCACTTCATGCCCGAAAACTTAACCCACTACCTTCACTTGCCCGAAACAGGCGAGAAAGTAGTGACAAATATGGGCTGGCGCTATTTTTGCAGTGTCTACGGACTTCTGGATATCGTTACAACACCAACCAAAACGGCCGCGAAACTTCTCGACAATGTTGGATTAAATAAGCCCGTCATCACGGTATCCTGCGGAATAGACCGCGAAAAATTTAAACCAACTACTAGTGGTGATCCACTACGAGAAAAATATCATTTACCAAGAGTACCTACACTACTTTACGTGGGACGCCTCGATAAAGAAAAAAAAATAGACTACCTCCTTGAGGCTTTTGCCGACGCAGTAAAAAAAGTTAGCGGGCATTTTATCGTTGCAGGCAAAGGTGCGGAGGCAAACAACCTAAAAGAGTTGGTTAATAAGTTAGAACTCGCCCAAAAAGTCACTTTCACTGGTTTTGTTCCTGAAGCTGATTTGCCAGGACTCTACCGAACGGCAGATTGCTTTATCATCTCCGGAATCGCGGAATTGCAAAGTATCGTCACCATGGAAGCAATGGCATCCGGTCTACCGGTAATTGCCGTGAACGCCATGGCGCTACCGGAGTTGTGCCACCATGAGATCAATGGATACCTCTTTGAACTTAACGACACCAACAGACTTTCGCAGTATATGCAAAACATCTTGAGCGATAGTGCATTACAACAAAAAATGTCCCAAAGTAGTCTGGAGATTATCGAAAAGCACGATATCAACAATACAATTAATCAGTATGAGAACATTTACGCAAGTCTAAGGCCTCGTCCGTAA
- a CDS encoding DedA family protein, which produces MHLDISQWLLNYRYLILFPLIVLEGPITVITAGVLTSVGLLNFFLVYFVAVIGDLAGDSLYYSIGRYGRKHLDRWGRFIGLPKERLEKMETHFKDHGGKTLIAGKLSHAIGAIVLVSAGIARIPFRKFIIFNLWATLPKSLVLLLIGYYFGNTFIHLQRYFDFAWLGALVATVLFILVYLFLRKTGKKLEEE; this is translated from the coding sequence ATGCATCTCGATATCTCTCAATGGCTTCTAAATTATCGCTATTTAATTCTTTTTCCTCTTATTGTTCTCGAGGGGCCAATTACGGTTATAACAGCCGGCGTCTTAACCTCCGTAGGTCTTCTAAATTTCTTTCTGGTTTATTTTGTGGCAGTAATCGGTGATCTGGCAGGAGATTCTCTTTATTACTCAATAGGTCGATATGGAAGAAAACACCTTGACCGCTGGGGCCGTTTTATTGGCTTACCCAAAGAACGGCTTGAAAAAATGGAAACCCATTTTAAAGACCATGGTGGCAAAACATTGATTGCCGGAAAATTATCTCACGCGATTGGTGCGATAGTCCTTGTGTCTGCCGGTATCGCCCGCATTCCTTTTAGGAAATTTATTATTTTTAACCTTTGGGCCACTTTACCCAAATCTTTAGTACTACTCCTGATTGGTTACTATTTTGGTAATACTTTTATCCACCTACAACGTTATTTTGACTTTGCCTGGTTAGGCGCCCTCGTCGCAACTGTCTTATTCATACTGGTGTATCTTTTTTTGCGGAAAACTGGTAAAAAACTGGAAGAAGAATAA